A stretch of the Elephas maximus indicus isolate mEleMax1 chromosome 3, mEleMax1 primary haplotype, whole genome shotgun sequence genome encodes the following:
- the LOC126070932 gene encoding serine/threonine-protein kinase MARK2-like — protein sequence MLQSHLAFSAVEETHVGHYHLLRTIGKGASAKVKLAQHIITGQEVAIKIIDKSQHTSSELHRLYREIEIMKDLHHPNIVKLFEVIENEHALYIVMEYASGRDLFYHLVNHGFMSEKEAQMKFQQIVSAVKYCHNKGIVHRDLKTENLLLDKRMNIKLADFGLGTEFTTGSKLDTFCGTPPYSAPELLQGEKYDGPPVDVWSLGVILYFMVTGSLPFRGKTLTKLREQVLQGQYHVPFHMSSQCQHLLSKIFIRDPRKRATLEDILAHLWMKVSHEEKQKLYVQPLPDYDNHWHTEVTVNTGYMQEDIHDSLLNHNYNDANATYLILRHDTYDIDSHTSTLEPQAEAHCTDSHTPSSSHEVPPTVCPKPKQRSYTEPTIPTFGYYIRDALNTLSEGGMGTSMVSTSPSFSLALAHLRQQSTTAWAQPNHDSDLYAKVRNSEVPQPITPPQCVSVPSSSAYTINESARAPEKTSFTQGMSKLSSVNEEQVHELPDQPSLPQTVSLASSSEEQVHELPDQPSLPQTVSPASSSVSSQGWKRATGRFFKLMRRCLCFTYDKEDHKASDSKAPQMIKPQEAKPRSLKFTWRMKITSSLEPDEMLQEICQVLDANGCDWDLTHKYTLLCMNGTPGQQDFVQWRMEVCTLPRRTLNGVKVKRISGTSEAFNSIVSKITRDLAL from the coding sequence ATGCTGCAGAGCCACTTAGCCTTCTCTGCTGTGGAGGAAACTCATGTGGGACACTACCACCTCCTCAGAACCATCGGCAAGGGGGCATCTGCCAAGGTCAAGCTGGCCCAGCACATCATCACCGGCCAAGAGGTAGCCATTAAAATAATTGACAAGAGCCAGCACACGTCCTCCGAACTCCACAGACTATACAGAGAGATAGAAATTATGAAGGATCTCCATCATCCAAATATTGTAAAGCTGTTTGAAGTCATAGAGAATGAGCACGCCCTCTATATAGTGATGGAGTATGCAAGTGGAAGGGACCTCTTTTACCACCTAGTGAATCATGGCTTCATGAGCGAAAAAGAGGCCCAAATGAAATTCCAACAAATAGTGTCAGCGGTGAAGTACTGCCACAACAAGGGTATTGTTCACAGGgatctgaaaacagaaaacctaCTATTGGACAAGCGAATGAACATCAAACTTGCAGACTTTGGTTTAGGAACTGAATTCACCACAGGGAGCAAGCTGGATACCTTCTGTGGCACTCCCCCTTATTCTGCCCCAGAACTCcttcagggagaaaagtatgacggacccccagtggatgtgtggagcctgggagtcatcctaTACTTCATGGTAACTGGATCTCTGCCTTTTCGTGGGAAGACCTTGACGAAGCTGCGAGAGCAGGTGCTGCAGGGACAATATCACGTTCCCTTCCACATGTCTAGCCAGTGTCAACACCTGCTCAGTAAAATTTTCATTCGTGACCCAAGAAAGAGAGCCACATTAGAGGACATCCTAGCACATCTATGGATGAAGGTGagccatgaagaaaaacaaaagctctaTGTGCAGCCACTCCCAGACTACGATAACCACTGGCACACTGAGGTGACGGTGAACACGGGTTACATGCAGGAAGACATTCATGACTCACTGTTGAACCACAATTACAATGATGCGAATGCCACCTATCTGATCCTACGTCACGACACATATGACATTGACAGCCACACCAGCACCCTGGAACCCCAGGCTGAAGCCCATTGCACCGATAGCCACACTCCTTCCTCATCCCATGAAGTGCCTCCTACCGTCTGTCCTAAACCCAAACAGCGTAGTTACACCGAGCCCACCATTCCCACCTTTGGTTACTACATCCGCGATGCTTTGAACACTCTATCTGAGGGAGGTATGGGGACCTCCATGGTGTCTACTTCTCCATCAttctccctggccctggcccaCCTGCGGCAGCAATCTACCACAGCCTGGGCACAGCCCAACCACGACTCTGACCTGTATGCCAAGGTGAGAAACAGTGAGGTGCCACAGCCCATCACACCACCCCAGTGTGTTTCTGTGCCTTCCTCCTCAGCCTACACCATCAACGAGAGTGCCAGGGCCCCGGAGAAAACCAGTTTTACCCAGGGAATGTCAAAACTAAGCTCCGTAAATGAGGAGCAGGTGCATGAGTTAcctgaccagccgagtttgcccCAGACTGTGAGTCTAGCCTCTTCCTCTGAGGAGCAGGTGCATGAGTTAcctgaccagccgagtttgcccCAGACTGTGAGTCCAGCCTCTTCCTCTGTCAGCAGCCAGGGCTGGAAGCGGGCCACTGGAAGGTTCTTTAAGCTCATGAGAAGATGCCTTTGTTTTACATATGACAAAGAGGACCACAAAGCATCGGACAGCAAAGCTCCACAAATGATCAAACCTCAAGAGGCCAAACCGCGCTCTCTCAAATTTACCTGGAGGATGAAGATCACCAGTTCCTTGGAGCCCGACGAGATGCTGCAGGAGATCTGTCAAGTGTTGGATGCCAATGGCTGTGACTGGGATCTCACCCACAAATACACACTGCTGTGTATGAATGGCACACCAGGACAACAGGACTTCGTTCAGTGGAGGATGGAGGTGTGCACCCTGCCTCGGAGGACTCTCAATGGggtaaaagtgaagagaatttcaggGACCTCTGAGGCCTTCAATAGCATTGTCTCAAAAATCACCAGGGACCTTGCACTTTAA